A genomic window from Aethina tumida isolate Nest 87 chromosome 4, icAetTumi1.1, whole genome shotgun sequence includes:
- the LOC109596008 gene encoding uncharacterized protein LOC109596008, with protein MSKDRSTNHQSSSNSDEEGLDEASGSSYVNIHGRPLNAIENEVGDIYIPLKELESTGFTIFHRDDFQPSCDKNKIGIDFHLYMLRKAREYILNNKADIDLDYALDTIEKCKEQVLETVVPSQNQVKDKPPGGVPNDIKNVNNQQQDEPSKTSADLGYNNSLLYPRLQKQPNAGLVQYPPSTESPISDGVELIKKNLGESSSFNDGKYFIHLFMKQVELEPLQLQKVKIVSIEKKGRGAWGVLVSNTHIAQKLYFDLNEQFDRMPVIEKPTSGTVAMALFKDVWWRVLVINAKPLYVQLVDRGVTYCVTCVRKLPRSCESIPAQAMRLVSPDVGDNEWVLGQIVTVIARKRYENGTYLVSIQSSQSKEKDDVKVIKDNKVMPPIGGAQVENTPKMDNPKSPTDFSAGTEVQLLQYKANDLFMRTKEDAEKFKNIFDHIQANSTDDLYDTPSLDFQVGQMVMAQRDASSPLILGEITKILDTTVHVKFIDVIGEADVSKIFVKNVDKFLTKQDVTLIKMELKNLDKYLQDKEVVKFLDKLVLEKENFFVTLDDGFGLFMKDGKTLSDVLEMMFNDNLKKATGDKVPEQLPRIMYDKMKSVQLQLGENEYICYSYIAPKQITLLSLGDQEVEWLNIVGNIKVTDSEPYKPTEGEMCLALYKDPNNVEVSWCRGVVMGGGKHRYHILFVDFGNFAKVAANNIRRFPSYLQEIPILGVFCEIQDVPNNPAISCRLKQLLADSKRIIVDVKELGKFKAQIVIPGVMEELNNEAL; from the exons ATGTCCAAAGATAGATCAACTAATCATCAGTCATCAAGCAATTCTGATGAGGA GGGACTGGATGAGGCTAGCGGTTCCAGCTATGTTAATATTCATGGCAGACCCTTGAATGCGATTGAAAATGAAGTAGGGGATATTTATATTCCGCTCAAAGAGCTTGAATCCACTGGTTTTACAATTTTCCACCGTGATGACTTCCAACCCTCGTGTGATAAGAA caAAATTGGCATTGATTTCCACCTGTACATGTTGAGAAAGGCACGCGAGTATATACTCAATAATAAGGCAGACATTGATCTTGATTATGCACTGGACACTATTGAAAA ATGTAAGGAACAAGTCTTGGAAACAGTAGTACCAAGTCAAAATCAGGTGAAGGACAAGCCCCCAGGCGGAGTTCCTAATGACATAAAGAATGTCAACAACCAGCAGCAAGATGAGCCATCCAAAACGTCCGCAGACCTTGGCTATAACAATTCACTCCTCTATCCAAGACTTCAAAAGCAACCAAATGCAGGTTTAGTACAGTACCCACCGTCAACAGAAAGCCCGATAAGCGATGGTGTCGAATTAATCAAAAAGAACTTGGGCGAGTCATCTTCTTTCAATGATGGCAAGTACTTCATTCATTTGTTCATGAAGCAGGTTGAACTGGAACCACTTCAGCTTCAAAAG GTGAAAATTGTCTCTATTGAGAAAAAAGGTAGAGGTGCATGGGGAGTACTTGTTAGTAATACCCACATTGCACAAAAGCTTTATTTCGATTTGAACGAGCAGTTTGATAGAATGCCCGTAATTGAGAAACCCACCTCAGGGACCGTGGCCATGGCCCTATTTAAGGATGTTTG GTGGAGAGTGTTGGTCATCAATGCCAAACCACTCTACGTGCAGCTTGTTGACCGCGGTGTCACATACTGCGTCACGTGTGTGAGGAAGTTACCGAGGAGTTGTGAATCTATACCAGCTCAAGCCATGAGACTTGTTTCACCAGACGTTGGTGACAACGAATGGGTCCTTGGCCAGATCGTAACAGTTATCGCCAGGAAACGA tatgaaAATGGTACTTACTTAGTATCAATACAATCATCACAATCAAAAGAGAAGGATGATGTTAAGGTTATTAAAGACAACAAAGTAATGCCGCCAATAGGAGGTGCTCAGGTGGAGAACACTCCTAAAATGGATAATCCTAAGAGTCCAACCGATTTTTCTGCTGGAACGGAGGTCCAACTTCTTCAATATAAAGCAAATGACTTATTCATGAGAACTAAAGAAGAcgcagaaaaatttaaaaatatttttgatcacATTCAGGCTAATAGCACAG ATGATTTATATGATACCCCTTCTCTCGACTTCCAAGTTGGCCAAATGGTGATGGCACAGAGGGACGCGTCTTCTCCATTGATACTAggtgaaattacaaaaattctgGACACCACAGTTCACGTCAAATTTATCGATGTAATTGGAGAAGCCGATGTTTCCAAAATATTCGTGAAGAACGTGGATAAATTCCTGACCAAGCAGGACGTCACGCTTATTAAAATGGAGCTGAAGAACCTCGACAAATATTTGCAGGACAAAGAAGTCGTGAAATTCTTGGACAAATTAGTTttggaaaaagaaaatttctttgTCACATTGGACGATGGTTTCGGCTTGTTTATGAAGGATGGTAAAACGTTGTCGGATGTTTTGGAAATGATGTTCAATGATAACTTGAAAAAAGCGACTGGTGATAAAGTTCCGGAGCAATTGCCACGTATTATGTACGACAAGATGAAGTCTGTACAGCTGCAGTTGGGCGAAAATGAGTATATCTGCTACTCATACATAGCTCCAAAACAGATTACGCTTTTGTCTTTGGGAGACCAGGAAGTCGAATGGCTGAATATTGTAGGCAATATAAAAGTCACTGATTCTGAGCCTTACAAACCGACGGAAGGAGAAATGTGTTTAGCTCTTTATAAAGATCCAAATAATGTTGAAG tttcatgGTGCCGTGGAGTGGTTATGGGAGGGGGTAAGCACAGGTATCACATCTTGTTTGTTGATTTTGGTAATTTTGCTAAGGTTGCCGCAAATAATATTCGAAGATTTCCCAGTTATCTTCAAGAAATTCCAATTCTTGGTGTATTTTGTGAAATACAAG ATGTTCCAAACAATCCTGCAATTTCCTGCAGACTTAAACAATTGCTTGCCGACAGCAAGAGAATCATTGTTGATGTAAAAGAATTGGGTAAATTCAAAGCACAAATTGTAATTCCAGGTGTAATGGAGGAGCTGAATAATGAAGCactttag